A section of the Solitalea canadensis DSM 3403 genome encodes:
- a CDS encoding D-TA family PLP-dependent enzyme has translation MQYNWWEITPETRIDTPFLAIYTDRIKYNIEQLIRAVDGDPLRLRPHIKTHKIGEILQLYKDFKIEKVKCATIAEAELSAMHHISDILLAYQPAGLKLNRWIRLIQRYRNSIFSIIVDNIETATLLAETAKENNLVLNVYIDMNTGMNRTGIDVNDSWDDLALQISQLPNLNFLGLHIYDGHIKGTVEQREQQACNSFSKIISRLSTLQERLNYKLKIVAGGSNTFPFYAGIKEVECSPGTFVFWDVNYQTNLPEQEFKNAAVIVGTVISKPSASTLCVDIGYKSVSSENPLDKRLAILNDENLIPISHSEEHLVLENKGVHHYSLGETIYALPYHVCPTCALYDSVQVVNNNHEIYDTWLVEARNKKITI, from the coding sequence ATGCAGTATAATTGGTGGGAAATAACTCCTGAAACTCGCATTGATACACCTTTTTTAGCTATTTATACGGATCGAATCAAATACAATATTGAACAATTGATTCGAGCAGTGGATGGTGATCCTCTGCGCCTTAGACCGCATATAAAAACGCATAAAATAGGGGAGATCTTGCAATTATATAAAGACTTCAAGATCGAAAAGGTGAAATGTGCAACGATTGCAGAGGCTGAGTTAAGTGCGATGCATCATATTTCAGATATTTTATTAGCCTACCAACCTGCAGGTCTGAAGTTGAATCGTTGGATTCGTTTAATCCAGCGGTACCGGAATTCTATTTTTTCAATCATTGTTGATAATATAGAAACCGCAACATTGCTAGCTGAAACGGCAAAAGAAAATAACCTGGTGTTAAATGTTTACATTGATATGAATACCGGAATGAACAGAACAGGTATTGATGTGAATGATTCCTGGGACGATCTGGCATTGCAAATTTCTCAACTACCTAATCTTAATTTTTTAGGTTTACATATTTACGACGGGCATATAAAAGGAACTGTTGAGCAACGTGAACAGCAAGCTTGTAACTCCTTTTCGAAAATCATTTCCCGTTTGTCTACCCTCCAGGAGCGGTTAAATTATAAATTAAAGATTGTAGCCGGAGGTTCAAACACTTTCCCATTCTATGCTGGAATAAAGGAGGTTGAATGTAGTCCGGGTACGTTTGTATTCTGGGATGTAAACTATCAGACTAATCTTCCGGAGCAAGAGTTTAAAAATGCTGCTGTAATTGTTGGAACGGTTATTTCTAAACCATCTGCCAGTACTTTATGTGTTGATATAGGTTATAAATCGGTGTCTTCTGAAAATCCGCTGGATAAGCGCCTGGCAATTTTAAATGATGAGAATTTAATCCCTATTTCGCATTCAGAAGAGCATTTGGTTTTAGAGAACAAAGGTGTACACCACTACTCTTTGGGAGAAACCATTTATGCACTACCTTATCATGTATGTCCGACGTGT